From the genome of Anomalospiza imberbis isolate Cuckoo-Finch-1a 21T00152 chromosome 18, ASM3175350v1, whole genome shotgun sequence:
ACTGCAAATGTTCTAGCAGCCACTACAGTATATGATCTTCAAGATCATCATTTTTCTGCTAAGGCATCCAACACAAAATTCTCTATTTGCTTGTTCTGTAGGAACCTGAAGGTAAGGTAATTTTGAAGTTCCCTGAGGCTTCCCTACACTTgcacatttattttgtttgacACTTTTAAATGAAAGCCTGACCCTCTCTACCACATCTGAGACACACCTACATGACTGTAAGTTTCAACTTCACTTCTATAAGGtaaaaaaacagagaagacTGTCTTAAAACAGCCTGGAACTAGGCACCTTTCTACATCCCGCATTACCCATTTCGACGTGGCACCCGCCGAGTTTCAGGACAGCCTCCACATGGAGGACAAAGGTATTTCCGCAtatccctgcccacagcaccGAGGCTGCCCCGGGAGCGGGGCAGACACTCGGCAGCGCGGCTCACCTGGACCTCGTCACCCTCCTCCTCCGTCTTCAGAGCATCTAAACCCAGGCGGCAGCGGAGCTCCTGGTTCTCCCGCGCGAGGTTACACGTCCTTTCCTTCAAGAGCTGGTTTTCCCGCAGCAGCTTCTGGTTCTGCAAAGAGCCGTGAGGCAGGGAGGCCGCtccattcctcctcctcctccagccccttatctcccccagccccttacctcctcctccagctccaccacctgctgctccagctctgtcaTCCGCGCCTTCTTCCTGTCGCGGGCACTCTGGGCCGCCACGCGGTTCTTCAGCTTCCTGCGGGGCAGAGCGGCCGTCAGCGGGAGACCTTACACGCACCAAGTACAGCCGCAGCCCTCCCGGCGCCGCCCCCCACTCACCTGCGCAGCGCCTTCTCCTCCGGGCTCAGATGCGTGAGCCGCTGCCGCTTGCGGGCCGGCTGCGTGGTCTCCATCCCCGGGAGGCCGGGGTCGGCTCCTGCCGGCAGAACAACGGACAGatggcgggcggccgcggggccgggagccTCGGCCGCCTTGCTAGGGATGAGGAGCAGCCGCGGGGCCGCGGCACCGGGCAGCGCTGCCATGGCGGCACGGCAGGACAGCGGACGCGCCGCCCGGCGTCAGCAGCGCGGCCGTCTGCGCCgcgcgccgccccgcccggaTTTCTACCATCGTGGCTCTCGCTCATTGGCTGCGAGGCGTGACGCCGCGGCCGGGAGAGCCCGTGATTGGCCCGAGGCCGCGAGCAAGGGGGGAAGCGAATTGCATCAGACGGGAGGGCTGCGGCCGGTGAGGCGCTGGCGAGGGGCGGGGCCTGCGAGCGGCGGTGGGGCCGTGAGGGGCCCGAGGGGCCCGGGCCGGACCGGACCGGACCGGACCGTGCCCGCCATGGCGGTGGCTGAAATTGACCAGTTCCTTGAGGAAGCAGTGAACCGAGCCTGGCGTGACGATGCAGCTGAAGTCTCCTTTTGGTCTCCTTTGCGGAGCCGGTCTGTCACAAGTAGTCACAAGCATAATCATGGGGAGCACAAGTGCCACGAATGGAGCTGTAGCAGATGCCATAAGAATGAACTTTTTAGTCTAAGAAGACTGAAAAAGCAGCGAGGTTAGCGACTGATGAGTGGAAGTTGCAGGAGACCTTGCAGGAATCCCTCAGGGGTGTCCCACCCAGGCTGTTCTGAGAAGCAGCGGTGCTGTGTGGGAGTGAAATGAGCGCTTCTGTGGTGTCTGACGAGGGAAATCACCCTGCCGTGATGGGTTGGTGTCGGATCCGATAGATCTAGGGTTCAGACAAAAGTTTTGTAGGTAGAAAGCCGAGAAATACTCTGCCCATGGGAATGCAGGTGTTAGCAACCCGCGGGCAGCAGCGCACAGCCATGCGGGGCATCGAGCGTGTTTGCCCTGCCGGCCGCTCAGCGCCTGAAGCTTTCCGCGTTTCCACTTGTGGCAGCTGCCAACGACCTGAATAGTTATGAAATGTCGAGACTTTGGCTGCTCACAGTTATTTCTGAAAGCCATTTGTACATTGGTTTTAAATTAGTTGAGATGTTAAACACTAAAGGAAAACACAAGCTTTAGAAGATCAAAGACACTGGTGTGCTGGTTTGGCATTACTCCAGCACTGGAGTTCTGCCAGGCTTTCATGATACGGAGAACAAACTGCATTTGTGAGCTtgtgtttgttcttttcttACGCACTGCAGCATGACATTGAGCTAAGGCTGAAAGTTCATCTTTCTACTTTGACACCTTTGTGAAAAACATGGCGATTTTTCAATAAGCCTTTTAATCAGAGTGCAAAAAATTGTTTGTTTGGGTCCTGCTAAGCCCCTGAGATACTGGCCATTGGAGATACTGCTTCTTTTTGTGTGTCTCTTCTGTGTTTGGACTCATGTTTCTTCTGTAATACTAATTCCCACTTTAAAGTGTTACTTTTTTCTACCAAAATGCAACTGCTTCTGATTTCAGACATCCACATCAAGTTGCCCTTATTTGCAAGAAAAGTGTTGAAGGGGGTGAACAGGGCTGCCATACATTGCTGATTTGTAATAGTTACAGCTATACTGGGGAGATCTGATTTATCATGGTATGATTTATCATAAAGATATCCATATGTCTTGGTATTATGATGGGAGAAAAATCCTAACCTTCTGTCTGC
Proteins encoded in this window:
- the XBP1 gene encoding X-box-binding protein 1, which encodes MAALPGAAAPRLLLIPSKAAEAPGPAAARHLSVVLPAGADPGLPGMETTQPARKRQRLTHLSPEEKALRRKLKNRVAAQSARDRKKARMTELEQQVVELEEENQKLLRENQLLKERTCNLARENQELRCRLGLDALKTEEEGDEVQVVKESQVDEIRLVTGSAESAALRLRVPLQQVQAQQSPFLIVSTWILMAVTLQTLSLISYWAFWTVWTQSCFSNMLIQSQRAWKSWTKRSLEKQIPYQPPSLPLWGPHQLSWKPLMNS